In Halococcus saccharolyticus DSM 5350, a single genomic region encodes these proteins:
- a CDS encoding DUF7313 family protein, which yields MQPLSLFGPIDAVLGSGERPLILYVLLILAIVNVLTRAIAHRSHVNDAREQGADAIGQHPAHVASTILLILASFYLMTIEVHSGVVLSILVVGMFITDFFELEALRVEARNDRSLSRPNGAIAASVLVLLYAGFLSVFFVVAPIWNAIV from the coding sequence ATGCAACCCCTCTCGCTGTTCGGGCCGATCGACGCGGTCCTCGGGAGCGGTGAACGCCCGCTCATCCTGTACGTTCTTTTGATCCTCGCGATCGTCAACGTCCTCACGCGCGCGATCGCCCACCGATCGCACGTCAACGACGCACGCGAGCAGGGTGCGGACGCCATCGGTCAACATCCGGCCCACGTCGCTTCGACGATCCTGCTGATCCTCGCGTCGTTTTATCTCATGACGATCGAAGTCCACTCGGGCGTCGTTCTCTCGATCCTCGTGGTCGGGATGTTCATCACGGACTTCTTCGAGCTCGAAGCACTGCGCGTCGAGGCACGCAACGACCGCAGCCTCAGCCGTCCGAACGGAGCCATCGCCGCCTCGGTGCTCGTACTGCTGTACGCGGGCTTTCTCAGCGTCTTCTTCGTGGTCGCCCCGATCTGGAACGCGATCGTCTGA